One genomic region from Bacillus aquiflavi encodes:
- a CDS encoding DUF1659 domain-containing protein, producing the protein MAEANLLDSRLRLVFEAGVDDDGKPIFKAKTFNNIKKTAGANELYEAAQAISALCNYSLDSIERSDNYDIVG; encoded by the coding sequence ATGGCAGAAGCGAATTTACTAGATTCTAGGCTTAGACTTGTGTTTGAAGCTGGGGTGGATGATGACGGCAAGCCGATTTTTAAGGCGAAAACTTTTAACAATATTAAAAAGACGGCCGGAGCAAATGAGCTTTATGAAGCAGCCCAAGCAATTTCAGCGCTCTGTAACTATTCACTAGATTCAATTGAGCGCAGTGATAATTATGATATTGTCGGTTAA
- a CDS encoding DUF2922 domain-containing protein — protein MVKTLELQFETEAGKTASLSVESPKEPIEISALKEAMEKIISSNVFYTDNGHFTAIKGARVVERNIIEYEVV, from the coding sequence GTGGTAAAGACGCTGGAACTTCAATTTGAGACGGAAGCTGGAAAAACAGCGAGCTTATCAGTGGAGAGTCCAAAAGAACCGATTGAAATTTCTGCTCTTAAAGAGGCAATGGAGAAAATTATTAGTTCAAACGTATTTTACACTGATAATGGTCATTTTACAGCAATAAAGGGAGCACGGGTTGTTGAGCGGAATATCATTGAATATGAAGTTGTTTAA
- a CDS encoding MerR family transcriptional regulator, whose amino-acid sequence MKVKEVADLVGISVRTLHHYDEIGLLTPNEITESGYRLYSEKNLEQLQQILFFKELGFSLKEIKHIINSPTFDRKEALILQRKMLLEKRNRIDKMIVTIDKTIKHMMGEIQMTKEEKFAGIHFSHNPYEQEARERWGDQTVDQTNAKLAKMSKNEQKHLSERWQLIFQKLALLLDQSPDSLEVQAAIKEWYVFLNEHFGQYSLEAFNGLGQLYIDDERFTKNIDKYGEGLAKFMSEAMSVFTVKGRGDNG is encoded by the coding sequence GTGAAAGTAAAAGAAGTGGCAGATTTAGTTGGGATTAGTGTTCGTACACTACATCATTATGATGAGATTGGATTGTTAACTCCAAACGAAATAACCGAATCAGGTTATCGCCTTTATTCCGAAAAAAATCTTGAGCAACTGCAGCAAATTTTATTTTTTAAAGAACTGGGCTTTTCATTGAAGGAAATAAAACATATCATTAACAGTCCTACGTTTGATCGAAAGGAAGCATTGATTTTACAACGGAAAATGTTGCTTGAGAAACGGAATAGAATCGATAAAATGATTGTCACGATTGATAAAACAATTAAACATATGATGGGAGAAATTCAAATGACAAAGGAAGAAAAATTTGCGGGGATTCACTTTAGTCATAATCCATATGAACAGGAAGCTCGTGAACGTTGGGGCGATCAAACTGTTGATCAAACAAATGCGAAGTTAGCGAAAATGTCTAAAAATGAACAGAAGCATTTATCTGAAAGATGGCAGCTGATTTTTCAAAAACTCGCCCTTCTTCTTGATCAATCTCCTGACAGTCTAGAAGTTCAAGCGGCAATAAAAGAATGGTATGTTTTTTTAAATGAACATTTTGGTCAATACTCTCTCGAGGCATTTAATGGATTAGGTCAACTTTATATTGACGATGAACGATTTACTAAAAATATTGATAAATATGGAGAAGGCTTAGCGAAATTTATGAGTGAGGCAATGAGCGTCTTTACGGTTAAAGGTAGGGGCGACAATGGATGA
- a CDS encoding DUF2268 domain-containing protein, with the protein MKIVIENTIEQYEKLFSIETERENYFRYSMMKPFEKMWNMIHVPLEAKQPNGYDVIMATKMLGYLDVSDTTIGKKALDTFKEIQALQIVHDTLNHLVHFIQQNNLYINADQLTFGLYIADPQKLKLQKGYCGFGGIPGFIQVTMYPYSYNIPRLPALIAHEFHHNVRFSYFDWDHGNVTVGDYLIIEGLAESFAKELYGEELLGPWVTSDKEDLQYSIEVMKDVLNVKGFAEVSSYMFGDMYAIEQGYEPVGLSPFSGYAVGYEAVQSFMKMNHVGIKEATLLSTEEIINHCPLFSK; encoded by the coding sequence ATGAAAATAGTTATTGAAAATACAATCGAACAATATGAAAAATTATTTTCTATTGAAACAGAAAGAGAAAACTACTTTCGGTATTCAATGATGAAGCCTTTTGAAAAAATGTGGAACATGATTCATGTTCCTTTAGAAGCGAAACAGCCTAATGGGTACGATGTGATCATGGCTACTAAAATGCTTGGATATTTGGATGTATCGGATACGACTATTGGCAAAAAAGCGTTGGACACTTTTAAAGAAATTCAAGCGCTTCAAATTGTACATGACACTTTAAATCACTTAGTTCATTTTATTCAACAAAACAATTTATATATCAATGCTGATCAACTAACATTTGGATTGTATATTGCTGATCCGCAAAAGCTAAAGCTGCAAAAAGGTTATTGTGGCTTTGGGGGAATTCCAGGTTTTATTCAAGTAACAATGTATCCTTATTCATACAATATTCCGAGACTTCCTGCTCTAATTGCTCATGAGTTTCATCATAATGTTCGTTTTTCATATTTTGATTGGGATCATGGGAATGTTACTGTCGGTGATTATTTGATTATTGAGGGGTTAGCTGAATCATTTGCAAAAGAACTTTATGGTGAAGAGCTTTTAGGACCTTGGGTCACTTCTGATAAAGAAGATTTGCAATACTCGATTGAAGTCATGAAAGATGTATTAAATGTTAAAGGATTTGCTGAAGTGAGCAGCTACATGTTCGGTGATATGTACGCAATAGAACAAGGATACGAACCTGTTGGTTTATCACCATTTTCCGGCTATGCAGTAGGATATGAAGCAGTGCAATCTTTTATGAAAATGAACCATGTAGGGATAAAAGAAGCTACATTACTTAGTACAGAAGAAATAATCAATCATTGCCCATTGTTTTCTAAATAA